actgtacaaactgtacgtTCTATCCCCCTCCCACACACACGACTAGTGAGTACCTGTGCCAAGCGTTTTCTTTGAGCTGACTGCATGAGACTGATTAGAAAGTCTAAAGTTGCTGTATCTTTCTCAGCCACCACACTCAAAAAGTTGGCTGCCACTTTGTAGTTCTGCTGCCAGGCCTTCACGACACCCCATCTGGCCTTAGCTGCGGCATCTCGAGGCTCTTGACCAAACACCTGCTTCAGGTGCGCTCCTGCAGCATTCACGTCCCCTTTacaaacatcattttaaacgaAAACTTTGTAAAACACATTTTGCATAGACATAATGTgcaatatatacactcacctaaaggattattaggaacacctgttcaatttctcattaatacaattatctaatcaaccaatcacatggcagttgcttcaatgcatttaggggtgtggtcctggtcaagacaatctcctgaactccaaactgaatttcagaatgggaaagaaaggtgatttaagcaattttgaccGTGGCATGGTTTTTGGTGCCAGaagggccggtctgagtatttctgctcagttactgggattttcacacacaaccatttctagggtttacaaagaatggtgtgacaagggaaaaacatccagtattcggcagtcctgtgggcgaaaatgccttgttgatgctataGGTCAGAGGAGTAtcggccgactgattcaagctgatagaagagcaactttgactgaaataaccactagctacaaccgaggtatgcagctaagcatttttgaagccacaacacacacaaccttgaggctgatgggctacaacagcagaagaccccaccgggtaccactcatttCCACtccaaataggaaaaagaggctacaatttgcaagagctcaccaaaattggacagttgaagactggaaaaatgttgcttggtctgatgagtctcaatttctgttgagacattcagatggtagagtcagaatttggcgtaaacagaataagaacatggatccatcatgccttgttaccactgtgtagGCTGGTGgaggtggtgtaatggtgtgggggatgttttcttggcatattttaggccccttagtgccagttggccattgtttaaatgccatggaCTATCTgatcattgtttctgaccatgtccatccctttatgacaaccatgtacccatcctctgatggctacttccagcagggtaatgcaccatgtcacaaagctcgaatcatttcaaattggtttcttgaacatgacaataagttcactgtactaaaatggcccccacagtcaccagatctcaacccaatagagcatctttaggatctggtggaacaggagcttcgtgccctggatgtgcatcccacaaatctccatcaactgcaagatgctatcctatcaatatgggccaacatttgtaaagaatgctttcagcaccttgttgaatcaatgccacgcagaattaaggcagttctgaaggcaaaagggggtcaaacagtattagtatggtgttcctaataatcctttaggtgagtgtatatttttaaattgtcaCATGTAATGTGCAATAAATTACCTTTGGCAAATAGTGTATCTATGTAGAGGAGGTGCCACCTGGGTTCCCTGCAGTCAGTTTTCATTAGTGCTCCACCAATCAAAAAGGCCTCTCGAAGGTGCTCCTCTCGGCAGGGTACAGGGTTGGCCAACAGAGTCTCCGACAGGCTGCTGCGACAGTGCTGTCCCAACCATTCGCTGATGAGTCTCTTTGCTTTGTCTTTAAGTGACAGCATGCTCTGAGTGACCTCCTCAGCACCACACTGAAGGGCAACTAGTATGTCTAGTGTGCATTCCTGGTGAATTATTGATATTACAGTTTCAGTTTACAAGCATGCTGGAAATATTACTTTAAGTGTTATTTCATTAACTGATCTTGAAATATTagcaacactttacaatatacattaaatctatatatttacaacatttaagtaattttttatacataaataagttcataagtaaatgtataaattaaatgaaaaaatatttgaaaatgtattagtTTTCAATTTTCTCAATTTTTTGTGTAATCGCTGGTCCATGATCTATGCGTTAaccttattttaatgtgttactGAATCATGAaatcatctttaaaaacagGTGTCTCCTATAGGTGGAGGTCTTTGTTTTTGCTACCACACCTTCTGCTGGTTCAGCATAAGATAAGTGAATCCTCTTCCACACAAAGCCTGCACATGGTCTGGGTGCTCTTTAAGGATAACAGTGAAGTCAAAGATAGCCGTCTTCCATTGGCCCAATAGAGCATAACATTTTGCTCTCTCCAGCAGGGAATCTATTGAGCCACCACCTAAGGAATAATCGGTTAACTCATTAAGAAAATAGTAGTGTTCTGAGTTACCTCTTTCTTCACAGTATAATTTCTGTTGAGTGGTTAAGAGAGTTATAcgtgaaaatataaaaaacaagaTTATATAATGGAAATCCATTACCGAACAAAGTATGAAAATTGCAGAGCTGAAGAGGAAACTATTTTTTTCCGTAGCAACTGGGTCAATTAGATATATGGTGTGATATAATCAGATCAGTGGTGTACATTTCTGTTTGCATTTGCACTACAATTAACCCTGATAAccataaatattatgtaatgtaaattaatatattacTGTATGTGTCTGATGATATTACATCCTTACCTGAAGCCATAATGGCAATGGACAAATAGGCCACAGCTTCCCTTATTGCACTTTCTGCTTGTTGGCCACACAGTATACGTTTGGAAGCGGTGTGACAATGTTTTTCTAAGAGTTCTCGGTCTTGTAAAGATGTTACAGAAAGAAGGGGACGTAGACAGCTGGTGTCTCCTGAATTAATCAACTTCTTTAGAAGCTGTAAGACACCAGAGATTATTACTCGATATGAAGcagaaaatgaataaattacTATCAGAGAAATACTTCAATAATATAAATGTGATTAAACTAAGGAATATGATCTGGCACCTGATAGGCATCATAGAGGAAGCCTCGATGCAGCTGCATTATTGCAAGGCGTGCGAGAATCGGTGGACGTTGGGCTGTGTGCTCAATGTTGAGAAGAAGACGGTAAGCCTCCTCAACACGACCCAACTGGTACAGCGCATCTGCTGTGAGAATCTGGGGTCCATCGGCACCGGGCTGTAACTCCATAAGTAGAAGAGCAAGAGCATGCACTCCAATGGAAGACCTGAAGGAAGCACAGGAACCTGAATAAGACAgtggtgtccaatcctgcttcAGGAGGGACAAGGTCCTGCAGATGTTAAGGTGCGTTCATGTCATGTCATAATTATGTAACGATTCTGAACTGTAAAAAGCCTTCACGTGTTTGTATAACTTATTACAatgtgtaaatgtaattttctgAGAGCTATGACCTGTACGACATGGCTGCTGTAGCACCTGCCCACTGCAGATTTAAGGTGTGTTCGACTCTAGCAGCACTAGAGACATAAAAAACttcaaaaatactttttataattttataattaaagtACCGCAAGAGCAATTCGAAAGCATACAAAGCTGTATTTATTGTAATTATGACATGAACACagcaaaagttacaaacacacctgaacacactAATCAAGGTTCTTAAGGATCTTTTGCTGTGTTTCATTTTGTAGAATGCACCCAAGGGATGTTGCATATCTCGGCCACATAAAAGTAACCATTCTAAAATTGATTATTATTCCTAGTGAGATGTAAATGACTGTAATTTATTTCTTACATCAGAATCTAATGGTTATCTTTCTGAAACTTTCTGAGGTGGCATCAATTATGTTTGCAGCCAAATGTGACCTCCAGAGGGTGCATGCTTTGATATGAGACACAGCAACTGCAAACTATAAAAAGGCCTGGTTTTACAGAAagggtttagattaagccaggttTAGGCCTTATAGGTCAATTGGGGGGGCATTCATGTAgattttataaacatgcctaaACTTTGAAAATACAGGTGAAAAAATGATGGtttgcatcttgagacaaaactatggcactgacatattttgaGATATATCAGTGCAAGGTGagttcagttaaaacagctcaaacatgcagcttagtctgggactaggcttaagccttgtctgtgaaaccggggggTAGTCAGTCAGTTTGGAGCTAAAATCTACAGAAAGTTGGCCATCCCAGAGTGCTTATCAACACTGACAAGCCAATCATTATGGCTGATTCTATACTATTTTGTCTACATtaataaaaaaggtaaatatcaaaaactaaaataatttgAAATGCTACATTTTTGATTTAGGGATGgcaatattacaatttacagTATGAAAAATGGATATTCACTTTAAGACAAAAGGAAAGATTTCAAGACAATAACGTTTCATTCAGAATCagaatctgaaaaaaaaatcaaatatacCTCTGTTTGTTGTTGGCATGACTTTCCTCATGCTTTTGTTGTGTTATAGGATTTGAGTCAGCTTTTTGTTCTTCAAGCATAACCCTTCCCTGTTCCAGCAACACAGTGCACAGCAATCCACGGTAGTTCCACGGCACCAGGCACCTAACAGTTACAGCAGTCTCCTGCAGCTGTAATTGGCTCGCTGTGACGTAATCTAGAGCAGTAAGGTAGTGTGAGCCAGCCATCATACGCAGGACACCCCTACCACAGAGTGCACGGACACAGCTGGGTGGGTGAGGAGTATTATGCTCAATAACTGCTTGAAAATCTTCCAGAGCACCTTTATGGTCCTCAGTGAAGAGTCGGGAAAACCCTCTGAGCACTTGCACGGTGTTCTGGTAGCTCTGCTGGGCTGGAACTGCAGAGGCTAGCTGGCTACTTATAGAAAGGGCTTCTTTATGTTCCCCACGCAAGAGGAGGCAGTCTGCCAGACGCACCCGCAGTTCCCTACCTCCTCCATTTGACTCCAAGTGGCAGAGAGCTTGCAGCTGAGCAATAACGGGATCCAACAACTCCACTCCTTTCGAAGACCGAAGGTCAGGCCTCATAAGAACTGCCTCCCTGAACTCCAAGACACCCTTCTCTGCCTGTTGGCGCAGCTGGATGCAAGCAGCCAGCCCTATGCCATTGTCCGAGAAAAGGCTCTGGAATTGCTGTCTTGCTGTTGCCGGATGAAGTGCAAAGCCATCACCCAGGTCTTTGCAGACTTCTCTTGCTCGTCCTCCTGCTGAAAAATGAGCAGCTGCTCTGCCCACCAGTAAATAAGCTATTTTCTCTGGTGCCATTACATGTTCAGTCTGTGCCTCACCTGGTTTAAGAGCCAGCGACAAAGCTTCTGCACTTTCTCTGAACTTTCCTGATGAAAACAAGACTGCAGCTTGAAGCTCTCTCACCTGGATGTTGTTAGGTGAAATGGCAAGTAAAAACTCAACAGTTTTGATGGGATCAATGTCGTCACTGGCTTGTGTAGGACTCAATGCTTTCTCCATCTGCCCCTTAGCATGAAGTATGGAATATCTCGGAGACATTTGCTGGTAAAAGGCTTTAATTAACAGTTCCACATGTTGACTTTGCCTTTCTTTAACAAGTCTAATAGTTTCTGATTTATTTCCATGAAAGGCCTGCAGATAAAGCTGAGGACCTTTGGGATTTTGAGGGTCTGAGAGCAAGCAGGCCAGAGCTCTGGTTAACTCCAGAACTAACCGCGTGTGGCCCACAGGTTGGGGCATTTGTTTTCCCTCTAGTAGAGCGGAACACCGTGCGAAAATCTCGTCTGAGGCATGACCTGTCCCCTGCAGGACAGACTCCATTTTATAAAGAGAAGCAGAAATATTATTGGGGCATAATGTAGAAAGAAATACAGCAACAAGACCTTTGCTCAGGCCATTAATTGAGTTGTGCGATATGCCATCAAGCCAGGCCTCCAGAGTTGAGATCACTTCCTCCAAACAGCCCGTGTCAAGGCCACGCATGTGTCCTACAGTGGATCCTGCATTATTTCCAAAAGCATGGGTGTACAGAGCTGCAGCTCTGCCAGGGTCCCCAGAGAGCAATACTTTGTCCCCCTCTCTGCACAGTTCAGCTGCACCTTTATGTATGCCATTCATCGCTCTTTCTGTAATGCTATTTACATATGGATATTTCCTCCACAAGGGTCCTCAAAGACCTTTGAAAGAATTTAAAAGCACATTATAAAAAAGGCTTCTTTCTCTAGCTCTTATGAACAGCATGCATTGAATGCTTTACTATAAATATGAAGTGCATGAATAAATTACGGTACACTATATtgctgttttaaaatgtattttcaaaatataactagtttcatttttatgttaaaagtttatttttaaagtagagtgatgaatatatttttttctattttacaaGTAGTCTAACTATTCATAGACAATAGTACTTCTTCCAATATTCATAGGCTCCCTATTACATTAGTCAATTTGAAACAGGTACGTATTTCCTAGTTACTAAATAAGTCCAGTGACAAGTATCTTATTCCAGCGTCACTAGTGCTTTATTAGATAGCAGTAACTTGTTATCTATCACATTTAACTTGCTCCCTTGTGGTATAGGCTAATGGCTAGTCAGGCTACTTTATAGTTTAAGTGCAAATCTTATTAAAATGTTACTAGTAGCTCCTTTTCAGATAGTGACGAGGAAGAACTATTCAGTAAGCATATGTGATTAACTAAATAGTCACTGTTGGAATAAGCACTAATAGGCAATCTAATTAATTGTTGTTAAAACCAGATTGAAACCTGATTGAAACTTCGAGTCAATTCTAGTCAATGATGGATGATCAGTTCTAAGCAATAAGTGTTAACATGGCTTTCAACAGACACCAATGTACAGTTTTAATGAAAAGAGCAGGGCATTACATCGTCCAATAATACCGGTACATGAGATCATGGGATAGTAGACTCACCTTTCTGTGTCTTTGAGAATCTGCGAGGGTACAGTCCAAGCACT
This region of Pseudorasbora parva isolate DD20220531a chromosome 6, ASM2467924v1, whole genome shotgun sequence genomic DNA includes:
- the ttc34 gene encoding tetratricopeptide repeat protein 34, which translates into the protein MNGIHKGAAELCREGDKVLLSGDPGRAAALYTHAFGNNAGSTVGHMRGLDTGCLEEVISTLEAWLDGISHNSINGLSKGLVAVFLSTLCPNNISASLYKMESVLQGTGHASDEIFARCSALLEGKQMPQPVGHTRLVLELTRALACLLSDPQNPKGPQLYLQAFHGNKSETIRLVKERQSQHVELLIKAFYQQMSPRYSILHAKGQMEKALSPTQASDDIDPIKTVEFLLAISPNNIQVRELQAAVLFSSGKFRESAEALSLALKPGEAQTEHVMAPEKIAYLLVGRAAAHFSAGGRAREVCKDLGDGFALHPATARQQFQSLFSDNGIGLAACIQLRQQAEKGVLEFREAVLMRPDLRSSKGVELLDPVIAQLQALCHLESNGGGRELRVRLADCLLLRGEHKEALSISSQLASAVPAQQSYQNTVQVLRGFSRLFTEDHKGALEDFQAVIEHNTPHPPSCVRALCGRGVLRMMAGSHYLTALDYVTASQLQLQETAVTVRCLVPWNYRGLLCTVLLEQGRVMLEEQKADSNPITQQKHEESHANNKQRSSIGVHALALLLMELQPGADGPQILTADALYQLGRVEEAYRLLLNIEHTAQRPPILARLAIMQLHRGFLYDAYQLLKKLINSGDTSCLRPLLSVTSLQDRELLEKHCHTASKRILCGQQAESAIREAVAYLSIAIMASGGGSIDSLLERAKCYALLGQWKTAIFDFTVILKEHPDHVQALCGRGFTYLMLNQQKECTLDILVALQCGAEEVTQSMLSLKDKAKRLISEWLGQHCRSSLSETLLANPVPCREEHLREAFLIGGALMKTDCREPRWHLLYIDTLFAKGDVNAAGAHLKQVFGQEPRDAAAKARWGVVKAWQQNYKVAANFLSVVAEKDTATLDFLISLMQSAQRKRLAQVASQQASIVSESGQWEQALALLTLAVRAVSEMKLQYLRQRAACLAHLGLHDRAVSDLNKVIQGHNANGSEEPRVWAEDLCRRGRSLLMCSHEESGLQDISQALDLHEGQALLCVEAGLGTQRLAEKFLRFALQNYGEQKLDKAWLLTETGLKVDSDHVELRRLRARIKREVSGPCTVH